One part of the Streptomyces sp. NBC_00286 genome encodes these proteins:
- a CDS encoding acyl carrier protein, translating to MSAGATVNDADSSVSAITTDTVRELLSDRKIFPGLPDDLGEDAELVLDSLGLVWLLHVVEERYGLVVEPTDEDIAGLTSLRRLTEFLRAAQTGRAEEGGRDER from the coding sequence ATGAGCGCGGGGGCCACGGTGAACGACGCGGACTCCTCGGTGTCCGCCATCACCACCGACACCGTCCGGGAGCTGTTGTCGGACCGCAAGATCTTTCCCGGGCTGCCCGACGACCTCGGCGAGGATGCCGAACTGGTCTTGGATTCCCTCGGGTTGGTGTGGCTGCTGCATGTGGTGGAGGAGCGCTACGGCCTGGTCGTGGAGCCCACCGACGAGGACATCGCCGGGCTGACCTCGCTCCGGCGGCTCACCGAGTTTCTGCGCGCCGCCCAGACGGGCCGGGCGGAGGAAGGCGGCCGCGATGAGCGCTGA
- a CDS encoding acyl carrier protein, translating into MSTSTLEDEIREFILTSVIDEMNILTSRDGITDESPVTVGGLDVDSLSLIELTLRLESRFGVEIPDTDIESLASLTLGGLVAEVVRRGAKA; encoded by the coding sequence ATGAGTACGTCAACCTTGGAAGACGAGATCCGCGAGTTCATCCTGACCTCTGTCATCGACGAGATGAACATCCTGACCAGCCGTGACGGCATCACCGACGAGAGCCCGGTGACCGTCGGCGGGCTGGATGTGGACTCGCTGAGTCTTATCGAGCTCACCCTGCGGCTGGAGTCGCGGTTCGGTGTGGAGATTCCGGACACCGATATCGAATCCCTGGCCTCACTGACCCTCGGCGGACTTGTCGCCGAGGTCGTCCGGCGCGGTGCGAAGGCATGA